DNA from Gracilinanus agilis isolate LMUSP501 unplaced genomic scaffold, AgileGrace unplaced_scaffold36657, whole genome shotgun sequence:
AGTCCCTGGCACCCCTGAGATAAGAGTCTAGATAAGAGTCCATGCCCCATGCCAACCCCAGAGAAACACACctcctgcttcagtttcttcaaaggTGGCCCTCCCATCTCTTCAGTATGTAACCTGCAGGGGGAAAGATCTGGGGTAAGTGGGGCGGGGGACAcattggggaggggggcaggtCTGCACCGGGGTCCATTTGACCCCCATTCAGTGAGCCCACCAGGAGGCCACAGCTCGGGCACCCCTGTGCCTGTTTACTACGAGTTTGATGGGAGATGgcctctgtctccttctctttgGTGGGGGGGCTCGGATAATCAGGGAGGGAAGGACCCATTCATTCTCTGTGCTTGGTGGACAGGGGCTAGTTTGGGTGTGGAGGGCGGGCATCCTCGGGCGGTGGCTCTGACCCTGCTCCTGGAGTCCATAGGAACAGGGCACCCAGCTCCCTGGGAATGCTGAAGCTTTTGGGGAAGGGAGCCTCACCTGGAGCCCTTGAGAGAGGAGAGGTAGGTACTCTCCCTGGCCACCTGCCGAGACAGGGAGAAGAGCTCCACTCTCCGGAGTAGGAGCGTGTTGTCTCTCATGCAGAACTGGGCAGCTGCCTCATTGATGGTCAACTGCGAGGATGCCAAGGACAAGAGAGGAGTGAGGGCACGGGGCTGGGTCTGAGGGAACCCGAACCCCCCCCCGGGCCTCCCTTCTTCCGGGGGCCCAGAAATGAAGTTCCAACTCCAGTTACACTCTGGCTAGCCatgtgatttcttttcctttaatctctttccCCAACTCCTGAATGGAATCCAAGTGGTAGCCCAGTGGTAGGAGAAGGGGAGATTGAGGAGGGACAAAGGACAGGCTGGGGGGCAGCCTGTTGCTTCCTGGGCATGATGTGGGGGTCTAGGTGCCACTCGGGACTGCCTGAGCACAACCAGATGGCCTCTCTTTTGGACTAAACTCTCCCCTTCTGGTGGGGACGAGGGCTGTTGTCAAGCCAGGTATAGACACCAAGAACCTGGAGGCCCTGGAGAAGGTCTGGATTTCTAGAGAGTCCAGAGGGGAGCAGGGGAAGGGCAGGGCAGTGGCTAACCCCAGGAGGCCCCTTACCTCATGCAAGCTGAGTTGTTTGCCCTCCCTGCGCTTGGAGTCAAAGCGTCCATAGATAATGCTGTATTTCCggatttcctcttctttatgGCTGTCATTGTCATCCATCTCAAAGATGTGCCCCACACTTCTAGCCAGCTTCTTATTGAGCTTGAGGAGGGACGTCACCTCCCCTGCATCTCCCCGAGGGAAGCTCCTGATGAGTCGCTCCACACTCTCGATCACCATTCGGACCATCTCTGGTTCGAGCCGATCGgaaccaccccccaccccaccggATCCAGGCCCTTCTGACACCCCACCCCCAGCAGGCGGGGAGAAAGGAGGCGAGCTGGCCTCTTCCTCTCCACCAGCACCAACGTCCGACTCGGGGGTGCTCCCCCCTGCCCAGACTCGAGGATCTCCGCCTCCCTGGCCCCCTGGCAAGGGAGAGAGCTTCTCTCCCAGTTCCAGTGGACTCTTGGGGCTGAAGCTTCGAGCACTGCCTGCCTTGTCTCCTGGGCTTCCATGTCCATTGCTTATGCTTCCTTTGCGGCCACCTGCTGTTTCGGAGATCTTAAAGAGAGGGATGCTGGAGACGGGCACTGCGGGCACAGGCTGACTGAAGAGCCCTGGGTTGGTGGCCCACTCCCTTAATGCCTTCTGTAAGCGCCGGACATGGAGAGGCTTGGTGGCCATGCCCACCAACGCCATGATCTCCAGGAATTCTTCTTCCCCTGCCTCACACAGCTGCTGAACGTCGTCCCCCCCCTGCTGGATGAAGGTCTCATAGTAGGACAAGAGGTTGGCCCGCTGCAGGACCCGGTACAGCTGTAGCTCCCCCAGTGTCCGGGGCAGTGCCATGGTTGGAGTACTGGGCCTAGGAAGGAGcacaaaggaagaggagaggtcaGGGAAACTCCCTCACTTTGTCACCACCCCCTGAACCCATTTTTCCTCCTCCTGAATACAGTTTCTGCTCTCCTGTAAGCTTTATTCACCTGCTCCAGCTTAAGGCTCTAGTAGCTCTGGGAAAGTGGAAGCTCCCCAGAAGGGAGAGAAGCCAACACCATGCTCATCTTGCATCAATCCACAAGTATTTCttagatgcctactatgtgccaggcacaagcAGGCGGCCATCTCAGCCACTATCCAGTGCTGGTGCCCAACCTCTCCAGGACCTGAGGCTCCCAAGTCCTCATCCTATGCTTCCACTCATCTTGACTTTCCCACACTCCATGGCAGTTCATGCCAGTTAAATTGAAGCCAGTGTGGATATCTAGCATGGCCAGGCACTCCTTCGTCTCCACAACACTGCCCAGTCCTCTTCCAAGGACCCAGTCATCTCAAGACTCCACTCCCCATCCCAAAAGGCATCTCTCCTCCCTCTGGGCATGCCAAACAGCACCCCGGCTCTCCTTCGATACTCTTCTCTTTGATGGGTTTCCATGAGAGCCCAGGGAAAAGAGGGCCCCCCCAGCCCCAATTCTCTGAAAGCAGAGCCGAAAGGGGTGTGGCTCCTCCATTACCCACCGAAGCAgcacctcccttcccccaccagcAACTTCAAGGCCTTGACCTTCTTCTGTCCACAGGGCACCTCTTCAGACTGTCCACAGGGCACCTCTTCAGACTGTCCACAATGCTCATCTTTGGAGTGACCTTCTTCCACCCCCTCTAAAGCCCCCGAGGCCTCTCAGGGCCCTGGTGCCAAGGGAGAGGAGGGCAGGGGTGTATTCATTGTTCCCTTCAGGAGCTGTTCTGCCCACGCAGACTTCCACAGTGGCTGAGTGTGTGGGTGCAAACGCCCCTGGGGCCCCCACCTCCTGCCTCCCACTTCTTCTCTTGATTCCCATCCACCTCTGTGGAAGGGGGGTAGTGAAAGATGAAGGGGCTAGAATAGTGGCCTGGCACTAGGGCAGTGCAGTGTGTACAAAGGACCAGAAAGGACAGGAAATCTGAGCATCCCCCTCCTGCCCCAGACCTCTTCTCTCAAAGAAATCCGCTTCTAGCACCTGGAAAGCCTCTTTTGCCTTGCTCGAGTCAGTCTCAAGGCTGAGCCAGTTAGGGGCACCGAGGCCAACCCTAAACGACGGGGCTTCCCGGTGCCAGCTACCTCCGACCCTGCCAGGGTGTGCCTGGGCTAGGAAACGAGGGACTCGGCAATATTCTTCTTGTACTCAGCACTAACAGAGCCCTGGGCCTCCTTCTCCATGGCCTCGCCCCACCCCCCCACCCGATCTCTCCTCACCTTCCACCCCCTCGGTCGCCTGACCCCAAAGCAGGTCCCCCTCCCAGAAGACTCTCCTTGCCTCCCCAGCCCAGCCCACTGGGCCCCACTCACTTGGCTCGGGGCTGCGGAGTCCGGCGGGCGCTGTCCCCTCCGCCCGGCGGCTGCTCAGCTGGAGGGGAGGGCGCCCTGTGCATGGACGGTAGGAGACCCTCCGGGGTACCCTTCGCCGTTTCCAGGCCGCCTTGATCTCTCCCAGGAGCTCGGTGCCCAGTGCTCCGGCTAGTGCCCACCGCTGCCCAGGCTCGGTCCCTGGCTCCACGTCTCCTCTTTCTGTGGCTGTCTCGGTGCCTCTGCCCCCCTCCCCGGCTGCGCTTGCCGCCTCCTCCCCCGCAGGACGCACGGGGGAGCGGGCCCGGCGCTGCGCTGGTTGCCGGGCGGGCTGGGGGCGTGGGCAAAGCTGGAGGCGGTGGGCGGGCGCCGGGACCTCAGCCCGGGAGAGAGAACGGAGGGACTGGCCGAGACTGCAGGAAGTtagaggggtgggggtggggaaagggagtgGGCGGNNNNNNNNNNNNNNNNNNNNNNNNNNNNNNNNNNNNNNNNNNNNNNNNNNNNNNNNNNNNtgggggtggggaaagggagtgGGCGGTGGAAAGGCGGGGGCGGAGGCGGGGGCGGAGACTCGGGACTGGGGCACCAAGGAGGGGACTCGGTGACCCAGGCAAGGCTGGGGAGGGCGGGGCCAGGAGCTTTCTCGGCTGCCCACTCCGGATGCAAAACCCGCCTTCTCTCCGCCCTCGCTCCCACGTGAGTGCCCAAGCAGGCATCCATCCCTGCCCCCCAACTCCAGCTTCCCAGACCCAGCCAACCTGGGAATGGAGTTCCACTACCACGCGCAGGTACGCCCGAGAACAGCTACACAAATACAACCACACACAGAGACGATCCTAGGTCTCGGCTCCTAGGGCCTCTAGTCTTGGTGGCATAATGggaagagggatggagagaggaacCCGGAGAGTATCCCTACATGAGCCGGTATTTCTGGAAAGGGACCCCTGGGATGCTATCTTTATCGGGCTGGAAACTCATCTGGTCACCCCATctcctactcccccccccccccttgtggAGGAAAGCGTTCTGAATTTGCATTAGAGGTCTTCAGTTCGAATCTTCCCTCTGTGCCAGCTACATCCtggctttatgaccttgggcaaatcacctaacctctctctgggctcagtttcctcatctattaaaaaacaaggaaaattttctcaactgttaaaaaaaaagaaccctagCAGATTGAAGGAAACAAGTGTTGTTTTCCCAAGCCAGAAGGCAATTTTAAGAATAGGGCAGGGCTTGAAGATTCTTCCATCACCCTGAGAGATGCTCATCGCcccattttatcctagaggtttCCAGTGATGTTTAATATGATCCAAAGGAGGGAATTGGTAGAGTGGGAATTAATCATTGTAAAACCCACCAAATAGATTTGTTGACGTTTTCTAATGGATTGCAGTGTGCTACTTTAAAGTATCAACAATCAGTGTGTTAGTGAGTGAACCTCTGGCCTCCAACCCCTGAATTGGAGGGCTCCACAGtccactttcttcttttctcatcccTTCGAGCTTATATTCCTAGGGCCAAATTCAGCTTGGCTGGTCCACCGAGAAAAGGGATGGCCTGGAGGATGCTAAGAACTTCGGTACTTCACTGAGGACATCTGGGGGGCCTCTCAGCGTAGAGAGCTCTGTGCCATAGGTCTGCCAGGAAATCAAGTCTGA
Protein-coding regions in this window:
- the LOC123254976 gene encoding NGFI-A-binding protein 2 codes for the protein MHRAPSPPAEQPPGGGDSARRTPQPRAKPSTPTMALPRTLGELQLYRVLQRANLLSYYETFIQQGGDDVQQLCEAGEEEFLEIMALVGMATKPLHVRRLQKALREWATNPGLFSQPVPAVPVSSIPLFKISETAGGRKGSISNGHGSPGDKAGSARSFSPKSPLELGEKLSPLPGGQGGGDPRVWAGGSTPESDVGAGGEEEASSPPFSPPAGGGVSEGPGSGGVGGGSDRLEPEMVRMVIESVERLIRSFPRGDAGEVTSLLKLNKKLARSVGHIFEMDDNDSHKEEEIRKYSIIYGRFDSKRREGKQLSLHELTINEAAAQFCMRDNTLLLRRVELFSLSRQVARESTYLSSLKGSRLHTEEMGGPPLKKLKQEVGEQSHSEILQPPPGPESFGPLYRPSLEEDSASLSGESLDGHLQAVGCPRLTPPPADLPLALPAHGLWSRHILQQTLMDEGLRLARLVSHDRVGRLSPCLPAKPPLA